ACTAGTAggacggacacacacacacacaaacacactctttctttctcctgttttCCATACTGAGCCCTTAAGCTCAATAGTAATTTGGCATCCTTCAATCAAGAAACTCCTTTGTTTTACTATCCCTAGAGAATAAACTAATTGGATGGGAGCGGGAGGGGCATTCACTAGAGTTTTAAGAGCTTCTTAAAAGGTTTTCAGGAAATTCTACTTACTCTTCTTCCCTTTGCCGCCACTGAGGTACTGCCTATTGCTAATTCCTGTGTTTTTTAAGGCTTCTGCGGTGGAAACTGAATTGGCTCTTAATTTCCCTTTGCTGGCATAGTATAAAACTGTTAACTTAGTCACCACATCTACTTTCTAGCATCCGAAACAGTTCCCCCAGCCAATGGGGATTTACATTTAAATCACGGTTTCTTTACAGTACATTAATGGTGCTTCGGAAGAGAGCCAAATTAGATGTGTCTGTTCAATTCACCACCTTCCTACAACCTGTTTTAGCCTCTGCAAATGACTTAAGTCCGCCTGAAATCACGCCTCTGAGATATCTTGGTGACACTGGGCATATGGTTTAAACATGTATGTAATAGGGATCACAATGCCAGAACTTTGTATCACTTTagtgaaaaatgggcaaaatgatGTTTGCCCACTCAAGAGGTATGTGCTATGTCAATTTAGGGTCTACTGCTATCTTAGAGGAAGATAACCATTTCACTATTAATAAGGCGAGTTGCTTTTTCATCCAGATAATGCACTGGATTATATGGCTATTCTCTCCTTGTCCCTCATTTACAAGTTGGCTTTTGGGTTAGAGATACAGTGCACAGATTTTTGCTTCTCCATGACAAGCAATCATCAATTCATTAAAGGAAATGTAATAAATGATTTCAGCTCCTTGCATTCTACCAAAGCAATGAATACTTTATGCTGTTCATGTGTGTAACTGTATAcaaatttttaatacaaatattttatgtatccTCCCAGGCATCTGGATTATGTTAACAGCAAGTTAGCAGGCCACATCATTCAGAAGATATGGGAAATTAATATTCTTGAGAAGAGAGGAAAGTAGACACTGCTTGAGAGGGTGGGGCATCCAGCTCCTCATGAAAAACAACTTTTGATAACACAGTACTATCACCTTCAAAGTGTCTGGTAAACATTAAGCTTTCTTTTCACCCTTTTAAAGGCTTAAAGTACCACACAAGTAGTTTGCAGGCCCCTTTCagctcccaaaatgttaggattctACCATCAACTGGTAAACCTGGgttctagtcccagctctttCCGAGATGGGTGATGTGACCTCTTGCATGATACTCAGGCCTACATGGGttctttcttcatctataaaacaatcCCTATCATTCTTTCACCTTTGATTTCCCATTGCTGATACAGAATCAAAAGTCAATTTCAAAagtaatttattcttttcaataatttaagtatattttaatactaatgtaaacatttttggTCCGGGTGTCAGAATTTAGTCTGAATACCCATCAACTGCATGGAAATCTTACCCCTAAAAGTACCCATTTTTGTCAAGAAATACAGTAATTAGGTGTGActttaatgtaaattaaaatttaatgtacATGTACTTTCATCTCATATTGTCAGATAATGTAAGACTCCCATctaaaccagttttttttttttttttaattttagatttaaaactTTAATGAAGACTTTTGTTGGGTGGGGTTGAGGTACAGaatcttgcaatttttttttttttagcaccgATAAGTAATACAATATAatactgcaatttttaaaatatctcaaatGAGTAAGATGTCATCTGTGAGATAAActgatttttgtaaaatatttcattatttgccaTATTGTTTGGTCATAAAGTGAGCTTCACTATACTGCAGCAACTGGCTTTTTCTACTATATAGAGGCATGTTTTAATAAACCAAATTGGTAATTAAAATAGTCTCACACTAAAGGAAAGAAGGGGCCTTTCACATTCTACTCAGAATTATCATCATATATTTATGAGGTAGGATTTATGTACGTTCTGCATGCCTTGATCTATTGTGCCTAGATTCATATCCTAGCTTTTATCATGATCTGTCTCAGGCAAGCCATTTAACTGGGAGGTCAGTGGCCTCACTTTAAATgtgttgtgaggataaaatgaaatcaaaagtatactaaaaagaaaatagaaaactaatataccaAATATTGCTGATGTGGCAAATTAGCTCAATTATTTAAGTCCTTGCGTAGGGAAATGGGCTGAGGCCCTAATCTATTTATTTTCATCCCATGGATTTCTCTCTGAATTCCATATTTGTCTTTCACAGAGCCAAAGAGGACCATGGCTACCTATGCATTAGTCCACATAATTTACCTCTACCGAAAATTACTTCCTTATTGATCTTTCTCAGGCTTTGCTTTCAGCCGGACCAGATACCTGTCATAAAGTTATTCTACGTTTATGATTACTATTAAGCTTTTGCAATCGTGAGTCAACATCAAGAACAGAAACCTATCTGAGAGGTTTCCAATCGCATTAGCGGATTGGAATCGCTGCTCTGATGACTTTCTAAGGCTACAGGTGGGAACTGCCCATACCCGGTGGTGACCAAGCTGATGAAGTCTGCAGTTCTCAAAAGCACAGATCATGACATGCACTCCCCGTGGGGCGTCATTCCTTAAAAGTCTACTCACTACGAAAGCTCCTGGAAATGTCGGGTAGGTGCTTAGGGAAAGAATAAGAAATCCCTAGTCAGTCACAAGTCTCTGTAGTGTTACTACTACAGCCGACTCAGGAAACTGGCTAGGGAGGGGTAGTGCCGGCTTTCAAAGAAGTACTCAGAATTGCTATACGGTGCCAGAGCTGGCCTCTGGCAGGGAAGGCTGTGATGGCTTTGGCTCTGGTCAAGTAGGTTTTTACTTAGGGAAGGGTGTAACAGAAGTGGTTCCGCGAGGTGCCAAAATAATCCCCTTTATGGCCACGCAAGTCTGCAACATGCGGCACTCGGACAGTCTCTTCCCAATACCCTCCCTTAACGAGAGCGCGCGCCCGCGGGGGCCCATTACCATCCTGCAGGATGAGGGTGGGCTGCACCGCCTGTACCCGGAACTGTCTGGCCCTCCAGCCGGGGCTGGGCGCCCGCACCACCTCGCTATCGGAGAGCCAGGTCACGGTCTCAAAGTTGTCCCCGCGAGCCAGCGCCTCGGCCTCGGCGTGGTGCACGGCCACCCGGTCGAACTGGTAGAGGCCGCCGGAGTGGTCGAAGTGCACGTGGGTGGCCACGGCAAGCAGCGGCCGGCGCGCCGCGTCCTCTTTGGCCCCGCGGTCCTGCAAGAGGCCGGAAGAGTACAGGTACTCAGGGAGGCTGCGCAGCCCCAGGCCTGTATCGATCACCACGTCCTGCTCGGAGCCGCGCACCAGCCAGATGTTGGCACGGTTGCCCGACTCGTAGAAGCGTTCTTGAATCCAGAAAATACCATCGCCTAGAGACTTGTGGGCGTACCACTCGAGCGCCGACATGCTGGGCAGGGATGCAGCCAGGCGGGGTGAGTGTGGGCGTGCGAGTCTCCCACAGGCTGTGTAAACACCGGGCGCTGCGGCTGTGTGGAGCCGTCTGCCTGCAGCCAGGGAGGAGGCGTTGAGTGAGGCGGGGGCGGGGGATGCGGGAGTCAGAATAGGAGGAGGAAGGACGCAGACCGACGCTGCCAGTAGCGTGCGCTCTCGTACCCTCCCGCCAGGTCGGCAGCAAGCAGAGACTGCGCCACCAGCACGGGGGCGCAGGAGCTACAGCAGCCTCGGCAGGCGCACCACGAGGGAGCTGTAACGCAGGGACCACTGCAGCA
This DNA window, taken from Macaca fascicularis isolate 582-1 chromosome 6, T2T-MFA8v1.1, encodes the following:
- the MBLAC2 gene encoding acyl-coenzyme A thioesterase MBLAC2; protein product: MSALEWYAHKSLGDGIFWIQERFYESGNRANIWLVRGSEQDVVIDTGLGLRSLPEYLYSSGLLQDRGAKEDAARRPLLAVATHVHFDHSGGLYQFDRVAVHHAEAEALARGDNFETVTWLSDSEVVRAPSPGWRARQFRVQAVQPTLILQDGDVINLGDRQLTVMHMPGHSRGSICLHDKDRKILFSGDVVYDGSLIDWLPYSRISDYVGTCERLIELVDRGLVEKVLPGHFNTFGAERLFRLASNYISKAGICHKVSTFAVRSLASLALRVTNSRTSP